From the Malus domestica chromosome 17, GDT2T_hap1 genome, one window contains:
- the LOC139193387 gene encoding uncharacterized protein yields MQFLADHNEKVRKVVFENGPKNLKYTSSDIQKDLVRACAIETINAITKDMEGTFFSLLVDGSHDASNKEQMAVVLRYVNKKEEAIEKFLGVQHVSSTTSSSLEEAIERLFATTNLSMSKLRGQSYDGASNMRALVFVAKENEDVSNFFINVNRLVNLIGSSCKRRDALKEKQQEQIKKALHLGNLETEKFCEEHDIVIPNMEDLHFVPGKSRRKAPKITNFHYYRVDLYFQVLDMQLKELNDRFNEVNTELLLCMTCLSPVNNFASFDKEKIVRLAQLYPQDFDRMDLMNFPIQLDNYIQDMKMHSEFSSLRGISDLAKELVKTRRCESYMLVYKLLTLALVLPVATTSVERAFSAMKIVKTPLRNKMGDQWLSDSMVVYIERDVFAFIDNEPIMQRFHDMKPRRQ; encoded by the exons ATGCAATTTCTTGCCGATCATAATGAGAAAGTTAGAAAGGTTGTGTTTGAGAATGGTCCCAAGAATCTCAAGTATACTTCTTCCGATATTCAAAAGGATCTTGTTCGTGCTTGTGCTATTGAAACTATTAATGCAATCACTAAAGATATGGAaggtacatttttttctcttttggttgatgGATCACATGATGCTTCCAATAAAGAGCAAATGGCGGTGGTATTGCGTTATGtgaacaaaaaagaagaagcaattGAAAAGTTTTTGGGTGTTCAACATGTCTCCTCTACAACTAGTAGCTCACTTGAAGAGGCTATTGAGAGATTGTTTGCTACAACAAATTTGAGTATGTCCAAGTTACGAGGACAAAGCTATGATGGAGCTAGTAATATGAGAG CTCTTGTATTTGTGGCAAAGGAAAATGAGGATGTTtccaatttcttcatcaatgtTAATAGATTGGTGAATCTTATTGGATCTTCGTGCAAGCGTCGTGATGCATTGAAAGagaaacaacaagaacaaattaaaaaagctCTTCATCTTGGTAATCTTGAAACAG AAAAGTTTTGTGAGGAGCATGATATTGTCATTCCTAACATGGAGGATTTGCATTTCGTACCTGGAAAATCAAGGCGTAAagctccaaaaatcacaaacttcCATTACTATCGTGTAGACCTTtattttcaagtccttgatATGCAACTAAAGGAATTGAATGATCGCTTCAATGAGGTAAACACCGAGTTGCTTCTTTGTATGACATGTTTGAGTCCAgtgaataattttgcatcttttgacaaagaaaaaattgttCGTTTAGCCCAACTTTATCCTCAAGATTTTGATCGTATGGACCTCATGAATTTTCCAATTCAACTTGACAATTACATTCAAGATATGAAGATGCATAGTGAGTTTTCATCATTGAGAGGAATCAGTGATCTTGCAAAAGAGTTAGTGAAGACTAGGAGGTGTGAAAGCTATATGTTAGTGtataagcttcttacattggcTTTAGTGTTACCGGTTGCAACCACTTCGGTGGAGAGagctttttctgctatgaagattgtgaaaacaccattgcgtaataaaatgggagatcaatggttgagtgatagcatggttgtttacattgagagagatgtatttgcttttattgataatgagcctattatgcAACGTTTTCATGACATGAAACCTCGTCGAcaataa